In the genome of Daucus carota subsp. sativus chromosome 9, DH1 v3.0, whole genome shotgun sequence, the window GTGAAAAAGcactaattaaagtagctaaaattacccggaaaatcattttaattcaactaaaatagaaaattggctagaatcacaacatcaatcaatattcttgcaccaacacaacacatttagcattagtaagattccaaaaccatggaatcggctaaaaccatggaATTGTGTAAAAATACTAATTAAAGTAACTAAAATTGGcccaaaaatcattttaattcaattaaaatagaaaatgggctacaatcacaacatcaatcaatattcttgcaccGACACAACACATTAAGCATTACTAAGATTCCAAAAtcatggaatcggctaaaaccatgggattgagaaaaaacactaattaaagtagctaaatttacccggaaaatcattttaattcaactaaaatagaaaattggctagaatcacaacatcaatcaatattcttgcaccaacacaacacatttagcattagtaagattccaaaatcatggaatcggctaaaaccatgggattgtgaaaaaacactaattaaagtagctaaaattacccggaaaatcattttaattcaactaaaatttgaaaattgactAGAATCACTacatcaatcaatattcttgcaccaacacaacacatttagcattagtaagattccaaaatcatggaatcggctaaaaccatgggattgtgaaaaagcactaattaaagtagctaaaattaaccggaaaatcattttaattcaactaaaatagaaaattggctagaatcacaacatcaatcaatattcttgcaccaacacaacacatttagcattagtaagattccaaaatcatggaatcggctaaaaccatgggattgtgaaaaagcactaattaaagtagccaaaattacccggaaaatcattttaattcaactaaaatagaaaattggctagaatcacaacatcaatcaatatttTTGCGCCAACACAACACatttagcattagtaagattccaaaaccatggaatcggctaaaaccatggaattgtgtaaaaatactaattaaagtagctaaaattggcccaaaaatcattttaattcaactaaaattaaaaaaattggctagaatcacaacatcaatcaatattcttgcaccaacacaaCACATTTAGCATCAGTAAGATTCCAAAAtcatggaatcggctaaaaccatgggattgtgaaaaaacactaattaaagtagccaaaattacccggaaaatcattttaattcaactaaaatagaaaattggctagaatcacaacatcaatcaatattcttgcaccaacacaacacatttagcattagtaagattccaaaatcatggaatcggctaaaaccatggaattgtgtaaaaatattaattaaagtagctaaaattggcccaaaaatcattttaattcaattaaaatagaaaatgggCTACAATCACAACATAaatcaatattcttgcaccGACACAACACATTAAGCATTACTAAGATTCCAAAAtcatggaatcggctaaaaccatgggattgtgaaaaaacactaattaaagtagctaaaattacccggaaaatcattttaattcaactaaaatagaaaattggctagaatcacaacatcaatcaatattcttgcaccaacacaacacatttagcattagtaagattccaaaaccatggaatcggctaaaaccatggaattgtgtaaaaatactaattaaagtagctaaaattggcccaaaaatcattttaattcaattaaaatagaaaatgggctacaatcacaacatcaatcaatattcttgcaccGACACAACACATTAAGCATTACTAAGATTCCAAAAtcatggaatcggctaaaaccatgggattgtgaaaaaacactaattaaagtagctaaaattacccgaaaaatcattttaattcaactaaaatagaaaattggctagaatcacaacatcaatcaatattcttcTCCACTATCCACTTCGATGCTATCATaaccatcttcttcttcttcatcttcttcttcgtcATCCTCCTCATGATCCTCCCCCGCCTCCATTTCattatcttcatcttcttcactttcTACTTCATTTTGTTGCTCTTGTTCATCTTCCATTTCATAAATGGAGAAGTCAACAAATAACGACCTTGAAGAAAAGTCTATGGGTGTGGTATTTGACACATCTTCTTGAAGGGGTTCCATGTTAGCATCAATAGCTCTTCCACTTAACACTTGAGGTCTACATGTGATTATTGTATGAATATTACTATTTGGATTCTTTACACTAGGAGCATAGTACACTTGAGTGGCTTGACTTGCTAGAATGTAAACATCATCTCCTTTCAGTTTTGAATTGAGATCAATTAAAAGCACTCCATTTTTATCTTTCTTTACGCCCCTAACATGGTCATACCAATGACATTTCATCAGAAACACTTGATTTCCACCACCAtatgttatttttagaatttccaGCAAACTTCCATAATAATTGCTTCCACTATCACCGTAACAACTTCCCTTGACAAGTATCCCCGAGCTTGATTTTCCTAAGTTGAACGAATACCCATTCACCCTACATCTTTTATAAGAAATCACATAAGAAGCCGGGCCTCCCAACAAATATTGCAACTGTTTGTTGTTGTGTTGTACCTGAAATGAAATAGTCTTGTCAAACAtatgataatatgataatgtCAAACATATGATAATGTGAACTTTAAATAAAATACCTTGACTTGCAACCACTTAGCAAAATTATCCTTCATCACTGTATCCATCTCACTATCACTCAGTACGTGTGGAGTATGGTTGCGAATCTCTGCTTCGAACATGCTGAAGAGTTATCAATACATGTTAGTGCACAAAATTAAATGGTTCTAGTTAGTAATGAAAGGGTTTTAGATGCTTACAGAATATAAGGTGCCACTTCTTGCATGTTAGTGAGAATGTAATATGCTGCAGTGCTCAATGAATTCAGATCTAAATGATAACCAATACATGCTCCTAAAGGCTCTACCGGATATGTGAATGCCACAAGTTTTTCTGGATCCCTTGAATTATCATGAACCATATTACGACCTAGCATGTTGTGCACTGTATCAACTTCAGACTCAAAGTACATGGAACAGAAATGTGTTAACTCCTCGTATACGTATTTTTCTGCAATGGATCCTTCAACACGTGCTTTGTTCCCTACTTTATGTTTCATTCTGCCTTGTAGTCTTTCAACATGATACATCCATCTTTCTGGGACAGGGCCACCTAGTCTGCACTCCTCCGGCAAATGAACAAGAAGATGGTCCATTGGATCAAAAAGAGCCGGAGGGAATATAGTCTCCAAAGTACAAACAATTCCGGCTATGTTTTTTTCCATTTGTTTCAAATCTGTTGCAAGAAGTGTAGTTGAGCATAAgtctttgaaaaaatttgatagGTCACAAAGTACTTTATGCACATCATCTGGAAGAAGTTCACGAAAAGCAGAAGGCAATAACTTCTGCATAAATACATGACAATCATGTGACTTCATGCCTTGAAATTTTAACTGGGATCTCTTACAACACCTCTTCAAGTTTGATGAACAACCATCCGGGAGTTTCACTCGATGAACCCAATTACATAGCAATTTTAACTGATCCCGGGTTAGGTTATATCTAGCTTTTGGCTTGCGTGTACCATTAAGCCATAACTCTTGCATGATGCCCATTGCTTCCAAGTCCTTTCTCGATCTGATGGTATCCTTTGTTTTTACGCTATCGAGAATAGTGTGAAAAATGTTATCAAATACATTTTTCTCCGTGTGCATGACATCAATGCAATGACGAAGACGCAAGGAATCCCAATATGGCAAGTCAAAAAAGCAAGTGACATGCATCCAGTTATGCCAATCTCCAAATCCAATTGCCCTTTCCTTGGAATGTGGTTTCCCAGGTTGTGGAAAAATTATACTATCAAGTTTGTTGCGAATAACGCAACCTTTCATCCGATTTTTTCGTCGTTTATCTAAGAACCCCTTGTGCAACCCATAAAAACTTGACTTCCTGCTGTGTGGCAGTTGTTTAGCTTTAACTCCACCCATACACACATGACAAGCCATTTTCCCGTGAGTTGACCATCCACTAACCATTCCCAACCCAGAAAAGTCACTTATAGTCCATAATATGGCTGCTCGCATCATAAAATTAGTCTTCGCTGAAGCATCAAATGTCTCCACACCAACATTCCATAAAGTGATCAACTCATCAATTAGAGGCCTGAGATAAACATTCAAATT includes:
- the LOC135149609 gene encoding uncharacterized protein LOC135149609, producing the protein MSPDRSWITKRIKPGGYGFTDEYNEGVKYFLAFARSNSSKPNDPNLLINCPCNTCRNALYQLIPDVEFHLFATGFLESYTIWSFHGEASASRNEQMDDREDVFDEYEMFMDAIGGGAFGAENSSHEDPNEQASTFLDNVNKVGEPIYPGNLKYSQLKFVTKLLHWKNRNKCSDKAFDELLFLLGDVFPDKHKLPLNYYAVKKLVKRLSLGYEKIHACENDCMLFYGGDKDLRNCKYCKLSRYKATTHAGNNTVPRKVLRHFKITDRLQRLYMSTRTAAYMKYHKNRIVTEGVLTHPADGEEWKEFDKNYPDFSAEIRNVRLGLATDGFPPYSNATSTVYSVWPVVLLVYNLLHTMVTKDPYMFMTLLVPGPNDPGKNLNVYLRPLIDELITLWNVGVETFDASAKTNFMMRAAILWTISDFSGLGMVSGWSTHGKMACHVCMGGVKAKQLPHSRKSSFYGLHKGFLDKRRKNRMKGCVIRNKLDSIIFPQPGKPHSKERAIGFGDWHNWMHVTCFFDLPYWDSLRLRHCIDVMHTEKNVFDNIFHTILDSVKTKDTIRSRKDLEAMGIMQELWLNGTRKPKARYNLTRDQLKLLCNWVHRVKLPDGCSSNLKRCCKRSQLKFQGMKSHDCHVFMQKLLPSAFRELLPDDVHKVLCDLSNFFKDLCSTTLLATDLKQMEKNIAGIVCTLETIFPPALFDPMDHLLVHLPEECRLGGPVPERWMYHVERLQGRMKHKVGNKARVEGSIAEKYVYEELTHFCSMYFESEVDTVHNMLGRNMVHDNSRDPEKLVAFTYPVEPLGACIGYHLDLNSLSTAAYYILTNMQEVAPYILMFEAEIRNHTPHVLSDSEMDTVMKDNFAKWLQVKVQHNNKQLQYLLGGPASYVISYKRCRVNGYSFNLGKSSSGILVKGSCYGDSGSNYYGSLLEILKITYGGGNQVFLMKCHWYDHVRGVKKDKNGVLLIDLNSKLKGDDVYILASQATQVYYAPSVKNPNSNIHTIITCRPQVLSGRAIDANMEPLQEDVSNTTPIDFSSRSLFVDFSIYEMEDEQEQQNEVESEEDEDNEMEAGEDHEEDDEEEDEEEEDGYDSIEVDSGEEY